From Nitrospiria bacterium, a single genomic window includes:
- a CDS encoding OmpW family outer membrane protein, which yields MKRIVSLVAILMLGPAAPAHALIGPETSLGVRLGTGVFQRNNLFGEATDIQNPTVVGLTAGIRQGRLGGEISADWISADLETGIKVADLTVTPILLTAQFHPVVEDTPFDPYFGVGMGYYINSARAGAETKAKKAASGIPNYSVQADNSVGVHFGVGANVKISSALAFAIDARYAFVNTRLNEKGGGFSDGSTLNMSGLVATVGLKYYFPK from the coding sequence ATGAAGCGCATCGTGAGCCTCGTCGCGATTTTGATGTTGGGACCGGCGGCTCCGGCCCATGCGTTGATCGGGCCGGAGACCAGCCTGGGGGTGCGGTTGGGAACGGGCGTTTTTCAGCGCAACAATCTGTTCGGCGAGGCGACGGACATTCAAAATCCGACGGTCGTCGGACTGACGGCCGGAATCCGTCAGGGACGGCTCGGCGGAGAGATCAGCGCGGATTGGATTTCGGCGGATCTGGAAACCGGCATCAAAGTGGCCGATTTAACCGTGACGCCCATTCTGCTGACGGCGCAATTCCATCCGGTGGTCGAGGACACCCCTTTCGATCCTTACTTCGGCGTGGGCATGGGCTACTATATCAATTCGGCCCGGGCCGGCGCGGAGACCAAAGCGAAGAAGGCCGCATCGGGGATTCCAAACTATAGTGTTCAAGCGGACAATTCGGTCGGAGTTCATTTCGGGGTCGGGGCAAACGTGAAAATTTCCTCCGCGCTCGCCTTCGCGATCGATGCGCGGTATGCCTTTGTGAACACCCGCCTGAACGAAAAGGGGGGCGGTTTTTCCGACGGCAGCACGCTGAACATGAGCGGTCTCGTCGCGACGGTCGGCCTGAAATACTACTTTCCAAAGTAG
- a CDS encoding dihydrolipoamide acetyltransferase family protein, producing the protein MPKEFRFPDVGEGIAEGELVRWLVKEGDAVIEHQPLVEIETDKAVVTLPTPYAGTVLKLQGQPGEIIPVGTVLAVIGEPVAEPAAEPSSARRDKGSVVGRLDEAPEEEARPAPETGPSSVRSGPSAPVPTAMPAVRARAKELGLDLSRLKGTGPGGRITMEDLEPARGPAAPTAAVSAAAGTAAGPIEEVPLRGIRRASARHVAESASRVAAVSIFDDADVTQLEEVRQKERRVAEAQGFKLTYLPFIIKATIAGLKEFPYLNASLDDARDVILLKKYYHMGIAIDTPDGLMVYVIQDAERKSILELAHQMHQLGDKAAQRKIELSELKGSTMTITNFGVIGGNYGTPIINYPEVAILGLGKITDRPVVKKGQIVARRILPLSLTFDHRVIHGAEAARFLNSVIARLEDPDRMLIEGK; encoded by the coding sequence ATGCCCAAAGAGTTCCGTTTTCCCGATGTGGGCGAAGGCATCGCCGAAGGCGAGCTGGTCCGGTGGCTGGTGAAGGAGGGCGACGCCGTCATCGAGCATCAGCCCCTTGTGGAAATCGAAACCGACAAGGCCGTGGTGACCCTGCCCACGCCCTATGCCGGAACGGTCTTGAAACTGCAGGGCCAGCCCGGCGAGATCATTCCGGTCGGAACGGTCCTCGCCGTCATCGGTGAGCCGGTCGCCGAACCCGCCGCGGAGCCTTCGTCGGCCCGGCGGGACAAGGGGTCGGTGGTCGGTCGACTGGACGAGGCGCCGGAAGAGGAAGCGCGGCCGGCGCCCGAAACCGGGCCGTCGTCCGTCCGCTCCGGTCCGTCCGCCCCGGTTCCGACGGCGATGCCGGCCGTCCGCGCGCGCGCGAAAGAATTGGGCCTCGATCTGTCCCGTTTGAAAGGGACCGGCCCGGGCGGCCGGATCACGATGGAGGATCTGGAGCCGGCCCGCGGGCCCGCCGCACCGACGGCGGCCGTTTCCGCGGCCGCCGGAACGGCCGCGGGCCCGATCGAAGAGGTTCCGCTGCGCGGAATCCGTCGGGCCAGCGCGCGGCACGTGGCCGAGTCGGCTTCGCGCGTGGCGGCCGTGTCCATCTTTGACGACGCCGACGTCACGCAACTCGAGGAGGTGCGGCAAAAGGAACGGCGGGTGGCCGAAGCCCAGGGCTTCAAGTTGACCTATCTCCCGTTCATCATCAAGGCGACGATCGCGGGTCTGAAGGAATTTCCCTACCTGAACGCCAGCCTCGATGACGCCCGGGACGTGATCCTACTCAAAAAATATTACCATATGGGGATCGCGATCGACACCCCCGACGGCCTGATGGTGTACGTGATTCAGGACGCCGAACGGAAAAGCATTTTGGAACTGGCTCATCAGATGCATCAATTGGGCGACAAAGCGGCCCAACGCAAGATCGAGCTTTCCGAGCTCAAAGGCAGCACGATGACCATCACGAATTTCGGCGTGATCGGCGGCAACTACGGGACGCCGATCATCAATTATCCGGAAGTGGCGATCCTGGGTCTCGGCAAGATCACGGATCGGCCGGTGGTGAAGAAAGGCCAAATCGTCGCCCGCCGGATCCTTCCGCTTTCGCTGACCTTCGACCACCGCGTGATCCACGGCGCCGAAGCCGCCCGATTCTTGAACAGCGTCATCGCCCGCCTCGAAGACCCCGACCGGATGCTGATCGAGGGAAAGTAA
- a CDS encoding alpha-ketoacid dehydrogenase subunit beta, with product MARFNIVQAINQGLRQEMERNPSVVVLGEDVGRDGGVFRVTEGLLERFGEDRVIDTPLSESGLIGMSIGMAAYGLVPVAEIQFMGFLYAAMEQLISHASRIRTRSRGQYHCPMVLRTPYGAGIHAPEHHSESTEAMLVHTPGLKVVVPASPSEAKGLLISAIRDPDPVIFLEPAKIYRAIKEDVPEGEYALPLGKARTVREGDDLTLIAWGAMLYPTLAAADDAAAGGIAAEVLDLRTLSPMDSEAILASVRKTGRVVVVHEAPRTGGLGGEIAALIAERALEYLNAPIARVTGFDTPVPLPKTENYYLPNKERVLQAMHHVMEF from the coding sequence ATGGCCCGTTTCAACATTGTCCAGGCGATTAATCAGGGACTCCGGCAGGAGATGGAACGCAACCCGTCCGTCGTGGTCTTGGGCGAGGATGTCGGCCGAGACGGGGGGGTGTTCCGCGTGACCGAGGGGCTTCTGGAGCGGTTCGGGGAGGACCGCGTGATCGATACGCCGCTGTCCGAATCGGGACTGATCGGGATGTCGATCGGGATGGCGGCCTACGGCCTCGTTCCGGTGGCCGAGATCCAGTTCATGGGGTTCCTGTATGCCGCCATGGAACAATTGATTTCCCACGCCTCGAGGATCCGGACCCGGTCCCGCGGACAGTACCACTGCCCGATGGTGCTCCGCACGCCCTACGGAGCGGGGATCCATGCGCCGGAGCATCATTCCGAAAGCACCGAGGCGATGCTGGTCCACACGCCCGGCCTGAAAGTCGTCGTTCCGGCGAGCCCTTCGGAAGCCAAGGGCCTCTTGATCTCGGCGATCCGCGATCCCGATCCGGTCATTTTCCTGGAGCCGGCCAAGATCTACCGGGCCATCAAGGAAGACGTGCCGGAGGGAGAGTACGCCCTCCCGTTGGGAAAGGCCCGGACGGTCCGGGAGGGGGACGATCTGACCTTGATCGCGTGGGGGGCGATGCTTTATCCGACCCTCGCGGCGGCCGATGACGCGGCGGCCGGGGGAATCGCGGCCGAGGTGCTCGATCTGCGGACCTTGTCTCCGATGGACTCGGAGGCGATTTTAGCCTCCGTTCGAAAGACGGGCCGGGTCGTGGTGGTCCACGAAGCGCCGCGGACCGGGGGGCTGGGGGGCGAGATCGCGGCCCTGATCGCGGAGCGGGCGCTGGAATATCTGAACGCGCCCATCGCCCGCGTGACCGGTTTTGACACGCCCGTGCCCCTCCCGAAGACGGAAAATTATTACCTGCCGAATAAAGAGCGCGTTTTACAGGCGATGCATCACGTCATGGAATTTTAA
- the pdhA gene encoding pyruvate dehydrogenase (acetyl-transferring) E1 component subunit alpha: MPRRRIHQFNVEWLQILDEEGQSDASLLPSLSPKEIQSLYEWMVLSRVFDEKALALQREGRLGTYAPVRGQEATQVGSAYALGPADWIFPAFREMGVGLVRGIPIRMLFQYWSGDERGSEVPLHRHYFPTSIPVGTHIPHAVGAAWAARYRKDPVAVAAYFGDGATSKGDFHEAMNLAGVFRLPVVFICQNNQWAISVPIRRQTAAPTLAQKAIAYGFEGMQVDGNDVFAVYKAVKEAADRARAGGGPTFIECLTYRMGDHTTADDASRYRTEEMVKPWVGKDPIERLKKFMERQKLWTPALGEQAQTEAERRVAAGVEEFEAQPPQEPADLFRYIYYELTPPLKEQMDGLLNFLKDREAKKE, encoded by the coding sequence ATGCCCAGAAGGCGGATCCATCAATTTAATGTCGAATGGCTTCAAATTCTGGACGAAGAGGGACAATCCGACGCTTCACTCCTGCCCTCCTTAAGCCCCAAAGAAATCCAATCCCTCTACGAATGGATGGTTCTTTCCCGCGTGTTCGATGAAAAAGCACTGGCCCTCCAGCGCGAGGGGCGTCTTGGAACCTACGCGCCGGTCCGGGGCCAGGAGGCGACCCAGGTGGGAAGCGCCTACGCCCTCGGCCCTGCGGACTGGATCTTTCCGGCCTTCCGCGAGATGGGCGTCGGCCTTGTCCGGGGCATACCGATCCGGATGCTGTTTCAATACTGGTCCGGCGACGAGCGCGGCAGCGAGGTTCCACTGCACCGGCATTATTTCCCCACCTCGATCCCGGTCGGCACGCATATTCCGCACGCCGTCGGCGCGGCCTGGGCCGCCCGCTATCGCAAGGACCCGGTCGCGGTCGCGGCCTACTTCGGGGACGGCGCGACGTCCAAGGGGGATTTTCACGAAGCGATGAACCTGGCCGGCGTCTTCCGCTTGCCCGTCGTTTTTATCTGCCAGAACAACCAGTGGGCCATTTCGGTGCCGATTCGACGCCAGACGGCCGCGCCGACGCTGGCCCAGAAGGCGATCGCCTACGGGTTTGAGGGAATGCAGGTGGACGGCAACGATGTCTTTGCGGTTTACAAGGCCGTCAAGGAGGCGGCGGACCGGGCCCGGGCCGGCGGCGGCCCGACCTTCATCGAATGCCTGACCTATCGGATGGGGGATCATACGACGGCGGACGATGCCTCCCGCTATCGGACGGAAGAAATGGTCAAGCCCTGGGTCGGGAAGGACCCGATCGAGCGGCTGAAGAAATTTATGGAGCGACAAAAACTCTGGACGCCCGCGTTGGGGGAGCAGGCGCAAACCGAGGCCGAACGCCGTGTCGCCGCGGGGGTCGAGGAGTTTGAAGCGCAGCCTCCGCAGGAACCGGCCGACCTGTTCCGCTACATCTATTATGAATTGACCCCGCCGCTGAAAGAGCAGATGGACGGGCTGCTGAATTTTCTGAAGGATCGTGAGGCGAAGAAAGAATGA
- a CDS encoding thiolase family protein codes for MTRGRRDLRNDTGLQARQAVIVSAVRTPIGLLNGALSALSAPQLGSLVIAEALRRIQLDPVSVEQVILGNVLSAGLGQAPARQAALGAGLPETVGCLTINKVCGSGLKSVMLARQAIQNGEAEVIVAGGMESMTNAPYLLPKARRGYRAGHDVLIDSLIKDGLWDVYNDFHMGQGAELCARKYRITRRQQDDFAIGSYTKALEARNKGRFRPEILPVDIPQNRGPAHRVEADEDLDRADFKKLRALSPAFQNDGTVTAGNASSLSDGAAAVVVMSARKARQLKLKPLATIAGSAEASTAPEWFSIAPVKAIRTLLDRTGVPIRRVDLFEIHEAFAATALAVIRDLKLPEDRVNLRGGAIALGHPIGASGARILTTLLYLMNDLDRHRGVASLCIGGGEAVAMMVER; via the coding sequence ATGACCCGCGGTCGACGCGATTTGCGCAATGATACCGGTCTTCAGGCTCGTCAGGCGGTAATCGTCAGCGCCGTCCGCACGCCGATCGGTCTGCTGAACGGAGCGCTCAGCGCGCTTTCGGCACCGCAACTCGGAAGCCTCGTCATCGCCGAGGCGCTTCGTCGAATCCAGTTGGACCCCGTTTCCGTCGAACAGGTCATCCTGGGCAACGTTCTCTCGGCCGGCCTCGGTCAGGCGCCCGCCCGTCAGGCGGCCCTGGGCGCCGGACTTCCGGAGACGGTCGGCTGCCTGACGATCAACAAGGTCTGCGGATCCGGACTCAAATCCGTCATGCTGGCCCGGCAGGCGATTCAAAACGGCGAAGCCGAAGTGATCGTGGCCGGCGGAATGGAGAGCATGACCAACGCCCCTTACCTGCTTCCCAAGGCCCGGCGGGGATACCGGGCCGGTCATGACGTTCTCATCGACAGCCTGATCAAGGACGGCCTCTGGGACGTCTATAACGACTTTCACATGGGCCAAGGGGCCGAGTTGTGCGCCCGCAAATACCGGATCACCCGCCGGCAGCAGGACGACTTTGCGATCGGCAGTTACACCAAGGCTCTGGAGGCGCGGAACAAGGGCCGCTTTCGACCGGAAATTCTTCCCGTCGATATTCCACAGAACCGCGGCCCGGCTCACCGCGTCGAGGCGGACGAGGATCTCGACCGGGCCGATTTCAAGAAGCTCCGCGCGCTTTCGCCGGCGTTTCAGAACGACGGCACGGTCACGGCCGGGAACGCCTCCTCGCTGAGCGACGGCGCGGCGGCCGTGGTCGTGATGTCGGCGCGAAAGGCCCGGCAATTGAAGCTCAAGCCGCTCGCGACGATCGCCGGCTCGGCGGAGGCCTCGACCGCGCCGGAATGGTTCTCGATCGCTCCGGTCAAGGCGATCCGAACCTTGCTCGACCGGACGGGGGTCCCGATCCGACGTGTCGACCTTTTTGAAATCCACGAGGCCTTCGCGGCCACGGCGCTGGCCGTGATCCGGGATCTGAAACTTCCGGAAGACAGGGTAAACCTTCGGGGAGGCGCCATCGCACTGGGCCATCCCATCGGGGCCAGCGGCGCGCGCATTCTCACGACGCTGCTTTATTTGATGAACGACCTGGACCGGCATCGCGGGGTGGCCTCCCTCTGCATCGGCGGCGGCGAGGCGGTCGCCATGATGGTCGAACGATGA
- a CDS encoding methylmalonyl-CoA mutase family protein: MKSAGPRFKNLSDLEIDPLYTPASVRRSRKDRTDPGLPGKFPYTRGIYPTMYRGKLWTMRQFSGFGSAEDTNKRYHYLLDQGTTGLSVAFDMPTLMGYDSDHPKSRGEVGRCGVAIDSLEDMKALFRGIPLDRVSTSMTINGPAVVLLAMYAVVGDEQGVSRKKLRGTLQNDILKEYIAQKEWICPPSPSLKLINDTIRFCVESIPQFHPISISGYHIREAGSTAVQELAFTLYDGLTYVRSAMEAGLKIDDFAPRLSFFFNAHNDFFEEIAKFRAARRLWAREMKRRFHPRRPASLMLRFHAQTAGCSLTAQQPYNNVVRVALQALSAVLGGAQSLHTNSLDETLALPSEEAVTLALRTQQIIAHESGVVNTVDPLGGSYYIETLTNRMEEEAGKYFKRLDAVGGMVAAIEQGYPQREIHRAAAQYQREVDAGERIIVGVNRFTDAHEIPIPILKITQATEDKQIQRLKRRMAHRSQRRLSAALARLTGAAEKNSYLMPHVIEAVRAEATVGEICDIFRNVYGEYREGNEF; this comes from the coding sequence ATGAAATCGGCCGGGCCGAGATTTAAAAACCTTTCCGATCTGGAAATCGATCCGCTCTACACACCCGCGTCCGTCCGTCGTTCCCGCAAAGACCGGACCGATCCGGGCCTCCCCGGAAAATTTCCATACACGCGCGGAATCTATCCGACGATGTACCGGGGAAAGCTCTGGACGATGCGCCAATTCTCCGGCTTCGGGTCGGCGGAGGACACGAACAAGCGGTACCACTACCTGCTCGACCAGGGCACGACCGGTCTCTCCGTCGCCTTCGACATGCCGACCTTGATGGGATACGATTCGGACCATCCCAAATCCAGGGGCGAGGTCGGTCGCTGCGGCGTCGCGATCGACAGCCTGGAGGATATGAAGGCCCTGTTCCGGGGAATCCCGCTCGACCGGGTCAGCACCTCGATGACGATCAACGGCCCGGCCGTCGTACTGCTCGCGATGTACGCCGTCGTCGGGGATGAACAGGGGGTCTCACGGAAAAAGCTTCGCGGCACGCTCCAAAACGACATCCTGAAAGAATACATCGCACAGAAGGAATGGATCTGTCCGCCGTCGCCGTCGTTGAAACTGATCAACGACACGATTCGCTTCTGCGTCGAATCGATCCCGCAGTTTCACCCGATCAGCATCAGCGGCTACCATATCCGGGAGGCCGGATCGACCGCCGTCCAGGAACTGGCCTTCACGCTGTACGACGGATTGACCTATGTCCGATCGGCGATGGAGGCGGGACTGAAGATCGACGATTTCGCCCCGCGGCTCTCTTTCTTCTTCAATGCGCACAACGATTTCTTTGAAGAGATCGCGAAATTCCGGGCGGCCCGAAGGCTCTGGGCCCGGGAGATGAAGCGGCGGTTTCATCCCCGGCGCCCGGCTTCCCTGATGCTTCGCTTCCATGCGCAGACGGCCGGCTGCTCGCTGACGGCCCAGCAACCCTATAATAATGTCGTCCGTGTCGCTCTTCAGGCGCTCTCGGCCGTGCTGGGCGGGGCCCAGTCGCTTCATACGAATTCCCTGGATGAGACGCTCGCGCTTCCGTCGGAGGAGGCCGTCACACTGGCGCTTCGTACACAGCAGATCATCGCCCATGAAAGCGGCGTCGTCAATACCGTCGACCCATTGGGAGGGTCCTATTACATCGAGACACTGACGAACCGGATGGAAGAAGAGGCCGGAAAATATTTTAAACGCCTCGATGCGGTGGGCGGGATGGTGGCCGCGATCGAGCAGGGCTACCCGCAACGCGAGATCCACCGCGCGGCCGCCCAATATCAGCGCGAGGTGGATGCGGGCGAACGGATCATCGTCGGGGTCAATCGGTTCACGGACGCACACGAAATCCCGATTCCGATTTTAAAGATCACGCAGGCGACCGAAGACAAACAGATCCAACGGCTCAAGCGTCGAATGGCCCATCGCTCCCAACGCCGCCTGTCGGCCGCGCTGGCTCGTCTCACGGGGGCCGCGGAGAAGAACAGCTACCTCATGCCGCACGTCATCGAGGCCGTACGCGCCGAGGCCACCGTCGGCGAGATCTGCGACATCTTTCGAAACGTTTACGGGGAATACCGCGAAGGAAACGAGTTTTAG
- a CDS encoding MBL fold metallo-hydrolase — MRIGPIEIHALTDGLFRLDGGAMFGIVPRPLWEKTNPPDDRNRIRMNLGVLLIRAHGKNILVDTGAGGKLDPKWREIYALERKPGLEESLAKLRLTPTDIDIVINTHLHFDHAGGNTFRNLQGQIVPTFPKARYFVQKGEWDWAHTKHERTQFAYLQDDFSPLERSGRLTLLNGDEEILKGVRVLVTPGHTEHHQCALVESEGRKAIFLADLIPLVAHLPYPYIMGYDLFPLKTLETKKKILRQAYEEHWLLIFQHDPDTEMGYLKKTEDRFTLEAVHDPAA, encoded by the coding sequence ATGCGTATTGGTCCGATCGAAATCCATGCGCTGACCGACGGCCTGTTTCGCCTCGACGGCGGGGCGATGTTCGGGATCGTCCCCCGACCGCTCTGGGAGAAGACCAACCCGCCGGACGACCGTAATCGAATCCGGATGAATCTCGGCGTGCTTCTGATTCGGGCCCACGGAAAAAATATTCTGGTCGACACCGGCGCCGGGGGGAAGTTGGACCCCAAGTGGCGGGAGATTTACGCGCTCGAGCGCAAACCGGGCCTGGAAGAATCGCTCGCGAAGCTTCGACTGACGCCGACCGACATCGACATCGTCATCAACACCCATCTCCATTTTGATCACGCGGGCGGAAACACCTTCCGCAACCTTCAAGGACAGATCGTCCCGACCTTTCCAAAAGCCCGGTACTTCGTCCAGAAGGGCGAATGGGACTGGGCCCATACGAAACATGAACGCACGCAGTTCGCCTACCTCCAAGACGACTTCTCCCCGCTCGAGCGGAGCGGCCGATTGACCCTATTAAACGGCGATGAGGAGATCTTAAAAGGCGTCCGTGTTCTTGTAACGCCGGGCCATACGGAGCATCATCAATGCGCCCTGGTCGAGTCGGAGGGCCGCAAGGCGATCTTCCTCGCCGACCTGATTCCGTTGGTGGCCCATCTCCCCTATCCTTATATCATGGGATATGATCTCTTTCCGCTCAAGACGCTTGAGACCAAGAAAAAGATCCTCCGGCAGGCCTATGAGGAGCATTGGCTTTTGATTTTCCAGCACGACCCCGACACGGAGATGGGGTATCTGAAGAAAACCGAGGACCGGTTTACGCTGGAGGCGGTTCATGACCCCGCGGCATAA
- a CDS encoding cobalamin B12-binding domain-containing protein has protein sequence MTPRHKKAAGAGRPQRVLIAKIGLDGHDRGVKIVAKALRDAGVEVIYLGLHNTPEEIVRSAVQEDVDAIGLSILSAAHMTLFEEVMQLLRKEKASDIAVFGGGIIPSDDIPALKKLGVRAVFTPGTPMEEIVAFVKEEIKPHAVLKK, from the coding sequence ATGACCCCGCGGCATAAAAAAGCGGCCGGAGCGGGCCGCCCGCAACGGGTGCTGATCGCGAAGATCGGTCTGGACGGCCATGACCGGGGCGTCAAGATCGTGGCCAAGGCGCTTCGCGACGCCGGCGTCGAGGTGATCTATCTGGGGCTTCACAACACGCCGGAGGAGATCGTCCGGTCGGCCGTTCAGGAAGACGTCGACGCGATCGGGCTGTCGATCCTGTCGGCCGCGCATATGACCCTTTTCGAAGAAGTCATGCAGCTTCTCCGAAAAGAGAAGGCGTCCGACATCGCGGTCTTCGGGGGCGGGATTATCCCGAGCGACGACATTCCGGCCTTAAAGAAGCTGGGCGTCCGGGCCGTCTTCACACCCGGAACGCCGATGGAGGAAATCGTCGCGTTTGTTAAAGAGGAGATCAAACCGCATGCCGTTCTCAAAAAATAA
- a CDS encoding thiolase domain-containing protein (Catalyzes the synthesis of acetoacetyl coenzyme A from two molecules of acetyl coenzyme A. It can also act as a thiolase, catalyzing the reverse reaction and generating two-carbon units from the four-carbon product of fatty acid oxidation): MPFSKNNGRVYMIAGGITPFKKRYDDKDFRLMVKQAYDMALAEAPRLTPDRIDGAVGSYFSDHFTRQLKAASMVQDYLGLCPKPSKRIEGGGATGGLCLQSAWEAVASGRMSVCAAFGFETMSRVNTWKGNEFIALASDTNFDFPVGGFYSGYYAMMVRRHMHEFGTTPEQMALVSVKNHANALYNPFAQKPLRLTVEAVRSSPMVADPLTMLDICTMSDGAAVCILANEEAAERFGRAPIAITGVGSGSDMMRMADRPHGKVPLLPHERAGDYRRLKYPGVHSFRGGRMAAKLAYGMAGIIRPLDELDFIELHDAYTSSEIQTYEDLGLCKYGEGGKFVEEGHPFLSNVDYGMKLKSPGTLPVNPSGGLLACGHPVGATGLMQAVFAYWQLQGSIKKQMGSAKLQVKGAKRGLIHSHAGTGTYITVTIMEKP, translated from the coding sequence ATGCCGTTCTCAAAAAATAACGGCCGGGTCTACATGATCGCCGGAGGAATCACGCCGTTCAAGAAGCGCTACGACGACAAAGACTTCCGGCTGATGGTGAAGCAGGCCTACGACATGGCGCTGGCCGAGGCGCCCCGTCTCACGCCGGACCGCATCGACGGCGCGGTCGGCTCCTACTTCTCGGACCATTTCACCCGCCAGCTCAAGGCCGCTAGCATGGTCCAGGATTATCTCGGCCTATGTCCCAAGCCGTCCAAGCGGATCGAGGGCGGGGGCGCGACCGGCGGGCTCTGCCTTCAGTCGGCCTGGGAAGCGGTCGCCTCCGGCCGGATGTCGGTCTGCGCGGCGTTCGGCTTCGAGACAATGTCCCGCGTGAACACCTGGAAGGGCAACGAATTCATCGCGCTGGCCTCGGATACCAACTTCGATTTTCCGGTCGGCGGGTTTTATAGCGGCTACTACGCGATGATGGTGCGCCGGCATATGCACGAGTTCGGCACCACGCCCGAGCAGATGGCATTGGTCTCGGTGAAGAACCACGCCAACGCCCTTTACAACCCGTTTGCACAAAAACCGCTTCGGCTCACGGTCGAGGCGGTCCGCTCCTCTCCGATGGTGGCCGATCCGCTCACGATGCTGGACATCTGTACGATGTCGGACGGGGCCGCCGTCTGCATCCTGGCCAATGAAGAAGCCGCCGAGCGCTTCGGGCGCGCTCCGATCGCGATCACGGGGGTCGGCTCCGGTTCGGATATGATGCGGATGGCCGACCGGCCGCACGGGAAGGTGCCGCTTCTGCCGCACGAACGCGCCGGCGACTATCGACGTCTCAAATATCCCGGCGTCCATTCCTTCCGCGGCGGTCGGATGGCGGCCAAGCTGGCGTACGGGATGGCCGGCATCATCCGTCCGTTGGATGAGCTCGACTTTATCGAGCTCCATGACGCTTACACCTCTTCCGAGATCCAGACCTATGAAGACCTCGGTCTCTGCAAATACGGAGAGGGTGGGAAGTTTGTGGAAGAGGGACATCCCTTTCTGTCCAACGTCGACTACGGAATGAAACTCAAGAGCCCCGGAACTTTGCCGGTCAATCCATCGGGAGGCCTGCTGGCCTGCGGCCATCCCGTCGGGGCGACGGGTCTCATGCAGGCGGTCTTCGCCTACTGGCAGCTCCAAGGCTCAATCAAAAAACAGATGGGAAGCGCCAAGCTGCAGGTGAAGGGCGCAAAGCGGGGGCTCATCCACAGCCACGCCGGCACCGGCACCTATATTACCGTCACGATCATGGAGAAGCCGTAA
- a CDS encoding Zn-ribbon domain-containing OB-fold protein yields MPRKIRNGTVVYNLDPLIVKDHYEIDYRHSYAQDSPFFAGLAKGRLLGSFCSKCRYTYATPRSHCCQCGRATEWRELPRDGRIHTYTVCHYGGEAFLDETPFTLVLVEFKGADTLFLSRLVGAKAEEVRIGMEVTARFAPTPSFRVTDVWFEPKLKKSKT; encoded by the coding sequence ATGCCAAGAAAGATCAGAAACGGAACGGTCGTATACAATCTCGATCCGCTTATCGTCAAGGACCATTATGAGATTGATTACCGCCACTCCTACGCCCAGGACTCCCCGTTCTTCGCGGGCCTGGCGAAAGGACGGTTGCTTGGAAGCTTCTGTTCGAAATGCCGCTACACCTACGCCACGCCGCGGTCGCACTGTTGCCAATGCGGCCGCGCCACCGAATGGCGCGAGCTGCCGCGGGACGGACGGATCCATACCTACACCGTCTGCCATTACGGCGGCGAAGCCTTCCTGGATGAGACGCCCTTCACGCTGGTGCTGGTCGAGTTCAAAGGCGCGGACACCCTGTTCCTCTCCCGGCTGGTCGGCGCAAAAGCGGAGGAAGTCCGGATCGGTATGGAGGTGACCGCCCGCTTTGCGCCGACGCCGTCCTTTCGGGTCACGGACGTCTGGTTTGAGCCAAAGCTTAAAAAAAGTAAGACGTAA